The following are from one region of the Amedibacterium intestinale genome:
- a CDS encoding recombinase family protein yields MLEQIINIIPANKVEEKNEKKEVRVVIYVRVSTSKKEQVRSFNNQIDYFRKKIDKREDWRLVNIYADEGTTGTSTKNRSQFLQMIEDAKKGEFDLILTKSISRFARNTLDTIKYTRLLKSLNVGVYFEKDNLWTLSGDGEFILTVIAAVAQEESRSISENTKWGMRRKMSKGIGCVPFSNFWGYDRGEDGGYLINEKQAEIVKRIYNDFLNGYTLKDITLLLEKDDIKTVKGKDKWGTSTISSILQNEKYKGDCLLQKYYVLDPITKKLLKNNGEIDQIYVINHHKAIIDNDTWEKVQFRLTKAANKTHASALLKRNFFMGMLYCSICDRRCSKMMYTKVEHSGTNYETCSYVKTTCEQKGTSLKIKEKILILIIYDSILEYHGIKKEETKSRKPIFENKYIQVRTEEKIEISLLLIHRLIDRIIVLPDTKLRINYYDGKIDVVNYADYECDERLKQAKDFIYTQDEI; encoded by the coding sequence ATGTTAGAACAAATCATAAATATAATCCCAGCAAACAAAGTAGAAGAAAAAAATGAAAAGAAAGAAGTGCGTGTTGTAATCTATGTGAGAGTTTCCACGAGTAAAAAAGAGCAAGTTCGCTCATTCAATAATCAAATAGATTATTTCCGTAAAAAAATTGATAAAAGAGAAGATTGGAGACTAGTTAACATCTATGCTGATGAAGGAACGACCGGAACAAGCACGAAGAATCGTAGCCAATTTCTTCAAATGATAGAAGACGCAAAGAAAGGAGAGTTTGATTTAATCCTTACTAAATCAATTTCTAGGTTTGCAAGAAATACATTAGATACAATCAAATACACAAGGTTATTGAAATCTTTAAATGTAGGAGTTTACTTTGAAAAAGACAATCTATGGACATTGTCAGGCGATGGAGAGTTTATTCTCACAGTAATAGCAGCTGTTGCTCAAGAAGAATCTCGTTCTATTTCAGAAAATACTAAATGGGGAATGAGAAGAAAAATGTCTAAAGGCATAGGATGTGTACCTTTCTCTAATTTTTGGGGATATGATCGTGGAGAAGATGGAGGTTATCTAATTAATGAAAAACAAGCAGAAATTGTCAAAAGAATATACAACGATTTTTTGAATGGATACACATTAAAGGATATTACACTGCTATTGGAGAAAGATGATATTAAGACGGTTAAAGGAAAAGATAAATGGGGTACATCCACAATTTCATCTATTCTTCAGAATGAAAAATATAAAGGTGACTGTCTGTTGCAAAAGTATTATGTACTTGATCCGATTACTAAGAAATTGTTGAAAAATAATGGCGAAATCGATCAGATTTATGTGATAAATCATCATAAGGCAATAATAGATAATGACACATGGGAAAAAGTACAGTTTAGATTAACCAAGGCTGCCAACAAAACTCATGCTAGTGCTTTACTAAAAAGGAATTTTTTTATGGGAATGTTGTACTGTTCTATATGTGATAGAAGATGTTCAAAAATGATGTATACAAAAGTTGAACATTCAGGAACTAATTATGAAACTTGTAGTTATGTTAAAACTACTTGTGAACAAAAGGGTACTTCGCTAAAAATAAAAGAAAAAATCCTGATTTTAATAATATATGATTCAATTTTAGAATATCACGGGATAAAGAAGGAAGAAACGAAATCTCGGAAACCAATATTCGAAAATAAATACATCCAAGTAAGAACAGAAGAGAAAATAGAGATATCTTTACTACTTATACATAGGTTGATAGATAGGATTATTGTCTTACCCGATACAAAACTTCGGATAAATTATTATGATGGGAAGATAGATGTTGTAAATTATGCTGATTATGAATGTGACGAGAGGTTAAAACAGGCGAAAGATTTTATTTACACTCAAGATGAGATATAG
- a CDS encoding AI-2E family transporter, with protein MKNKLNIVSDFCKSLLPMVLFLLVIVLLCKQLHISESLLSLYKAILPIVTGIVISFLLQPFIDKLSKYMKVNRAVMLVYMGVFVLLCIFLIILLPLLYQQISELLYLLPKLFTNIRSFFEQYLSSVDVQSFIDKQDIKKLYDGIFSQIQGMVSTTVFFSIAYVSAFFISIDLSFWKKVIHKTIPVHKRYYTFYHTFSSVVFQYLTGTIVDMLFIAISSFIVLFLFHFPNAFLYSVLLAFLNLFPYIGATIGIVLIGIIALLEYSSFPWVLFIVIFILQQIEGNLVQPMIFHKTMHVRPLLTFVFLFIMEAIFGIFGALLSPIAAAMTQIAIRSWMHSKTNDSIGKWEDIWIDFDEAVASEKSR; from the coding sequence ATGAAAAATAAACTAAATATTGTATCTGATTTTTGTAAGAGTCTTCTTCCTATGGTTCTGTTTTTGCTGGTAATAGTGCTTTTATGCAAACAATTACATATATCAGAATCTCTACTCTCTTTATATAAAGCGATTTTGCCTATAGTTACTGGAATTGTAATATCATTTTTATTACAGCCATTCATTGACAAACTATCAAAATATATGAAGGTAAATAGAGCGGTCATGCTTGTCTATATGGGGGTATTTGTGCTCTTATGTATTTTTTTAATTATCCTTTTACCTCTTTTGTATCAACAAATTAGTGAATTATTATACTTATTACCTAAACTATTTACGAACATTCGTTCTTTTTTTGAACAATATCTAAGTAGTGTTGATGTACAGTCTTTTATAGATAAACAGGATATAAAAAAACTTTATGATGGTATTTTTTCTCAGATACAGGGCATGGTTTCAACAACTGTTTTTTTCTCTATAGCTTATGTAAGTGCTTTTTTTATTTCTATAGATCTTTCTTTTTGGAAAAAGGTAATTCATAAAACAATACCTGTCCATAAACGATATTATACTTTTTATCATACTTTTAGCAGTGTTGTCTTTCAGTATTTAACAGGAACCATCGTTGATATGCTATTTATTGCGATATCATCGTTTATTGTTTTATTCTTATTTCATTTTCCAAATGCATTTTTATATTCTGTGTTATTAGCATTTTTAAATTTATTTCCGTATATAGGAGCTACTATAGGAATTGTTTTAATTGGGATTATTGCTTTACTTGAATATAGTAGTTTTCCATGGGTGTTATTTATTGTTATTTTTATTTTACAACAGATAGAAGGTAATTTAGTGCAGCCAATGATTTTTCATAAGACAATGCATGTTCGACCTTTATTAACATTTGTGTTTCTTTTCATAATGGAGGCAATATTTGGAATATTTGGTGCTTTATTATCTCCTATTGCTGCTGCTATGACACAAATTGCAATTCGAAGCTGGATGCATTCTAAAACAAATGATTCAATTGGAAAATGGGAAGATATCTGGATTGATTTTGATGAGGCTGTCGCAAGTGAAAAAAGTAGATGA
- the mltG gene encoding endolytic transglycosylase MltG, with protein MKRNKKLWIIAGAIAIVLVIIIGGILYYNSQLKAVSKQKDEVIFEIKQGEPQPEILKSLEKENLIKNADMAKICLKLNGLSDMKYGIFKLDRSWDTKQILETLNDATKAKQNETMITFKEGMWAKDVALTLEKELGVSSKELISLWNDDAYLNTLIQKYPFLTKDILNENVRVKLEGYLFPETYVFSKKATTEQITETFLDHFLTIYQKYEKDIKESGQSIHDIIKLASMVQYEASTKKDMELVAGVFYNRLKKGMKLESSVTVCYALYDDLTSGEDCEIQYNIDSPYNTYKNEGLPVGPILNPGEDAIAAVLHPEKSDYLYFVADIYGDGKVYYAKTYDEQLKNQEKFNLNK; from the coding sequence ATGAAGAGGAATAAAAAGCTATGGATCATTGCTGGTGCAATAGCGATTGTACTTGTAATTATAATAGGCGGAATTTTATACTATAATTCTCAATTAAAAGCAGTTTCTAAACAGAAAGATGAAGTTATATTCGAAATCAAGCAAGGAGAACCACAACCTGAAATTTTAAAATCTTTAGAAAAAGAAAATCTTATAAAAAATGCTGATATGGCAAAGATCTGTTTGAAATTGAATGGATTGAGTGATATGAAATATGGTATTTTTAAGCTGGATCGCTCATGGGATACAAAACAAATTTTGGAAACGCTAAATGATGCTACAAAAGCGAAGCAAAATGAAACAATGATTACTTTTAAAGAAGGCATGTGGGCAAAAGATGTTGCACTTACATTGGAAAAAGAATTAGGCGTTTCATCAAAAGAATTAATATCTTTATGGAATGATGATGCGTATCTGAATACTTTGATTCAGAAATATCCATTTTTGACAAAGGATATTTTGAATGAAAATGTTCGTGTAAAATTAGAAGGTTACTTGTTCCCTGAAACTTATGTTTTTAGTAAAAAGGCTACTACTGAACAGATTACAGAAACATTCCTTGATCATTTTTTAACAATTTATCAAAAATATGAGAAGGATATCAAAGAAAGTGGTCAAAGCATACATGATATTATAAAACTAGCAAGTATGGTTCAGTATGAGGCTAGTACGAAAAAGGATATGGAATTAGTTGCAGGTGTATTTTATAATCGTTTGAAAAAAGGTATGAAACTGGAGTCAAGTGTTACAGTTTGTTATGCTTTATATGATGATTTAACAAGTGGAGAAGATTGTGAAATTCAATATAATATCGATTCTCCATACAATACATATAAGAATGAAGGTCTTCCTGTTGGTCCTATTTTAAACCCAGGAGAAGATGCTATTGCGGCTGTTTTACATCCTGAAAAGAGTGATTATTTGTATTTTGTTGCAGATATCTATGGTGATGGAAAAGTTTATTATGCGAAAACATATGACGAACAGTTAAAGAATCAGGAAAAATTTAATTTAAATAAGTAG
- a CDS encoding IreB family regulatory phosphoprotein, producing MKDVTETMAFKSEDLKRDNIKHVLQEVKRALDERGYNSVNQLAGYLISNDPAYISSHNNARTIIQTVERYEIIEELVRSYLEEEGE from the coding sequence ATGAAAGATGTTACAGAGACTATGGCATTTAAATCCGAAGATTTAAAACGTGATAATATCAAACATGTATTACAAGAAGTAAAAAGAGCACTTGACGAAAGAGGATATAATTCTGTAAATCAATTGGCAGGTTATTTGATTAGTAATGATCCTGCATATATATCTTCTCATAATAATGCTCGTACGATTATTCAAACGGTTGAACGTTATGAGATTATTGAAGAACTTGTTCGAAGTTATTTGGAAGAAGAGGGCGAATGA
- the greA gene encoding transcription elongation factor GreA, whose protein sequence is MADEKFFVTKEGLDELLKEQDNLLHVVRDEVIRELQEARAQGDLSENADYDAARDRQARVEARIRELEAMIANAEIIEEDKSKSTAKSVGLGSTVTILDLSTNEEETYSIVGSIEADPLNGKLSNITPLAVSLMDHKVGDTVEIQGVEEPYSVKIISLK, encoded by the coding sequence ATGGCGGATGAAAAATTTTTTGTAACCAAGGAAGGTTTAGATGAACTTTTAAAAGAACAAGATAATCTGCTTCATGTTGTTCGTGACGAAGTTATTCGTGAACTTCAGGAAGCTCGTGCACAGGGGGACCTTAGTGAAAATGCGGATTATGATGCTGCTAGAGATCGTCAGGCTCGTGTAGAAGCACGTATTCGTGAACTGGAGGCTATGATCGCCAATGCGGAAATCATTGAAGAAGACAAATCAAAATCTACTGCAAAAAGTGTAGGATTAGGTTCTACTGTTACTATTTTAGACCTTTCTACAAATGAAGAAGAAACATATTCTATTGTAGGTTCTATTGAGGCCGATCCTTTAAATGGGAAACTTTCTAATATTACCCCACTTGCTGTATCTTTGATGGATCATAAAGTTGGAGATACTGTAGAAATTCAGGGTGTGGAAGAGCCATATTCAGTAAAAATTATTTCTTTAAAATAA
- the udk gene encoding uridine kinase, producing the protein MKKPLIIGIAGGSASGKSSISAQLKERYEQSGSVVIIRQDDYYKDQSEKTMEERVKTNYDHPFAFDNDLLVENLQSLLKGEEIKKPIYDFVNHTRSSKTEVVKPSDVIVLEGLFILEEEKLRSLCDMKLFVDTDADVRFIRRLIRDVKERGRTLDSVVEQYQTTVRVMHNLFVEPSKRYADVIIPEGGKNSVALDLLITKISSIIKENMV; encoded by the coding sequence ATGAAGAAACCATTGATTATAGGAATTGCCGGTGGAAGTGCTTCTGGTAAATCGTCTATCTCTGCACAATTAAAAGAACGTTATGAACAAAGTGGTTCGGTTGTTATCATTCGACAGGATGACTACTATAAAGATCAAAGTGAAAAAACGATGGAAGAACGAGTGAAAACAAATTACGATCATCCATTTGCGTTTGATAATGATTTATTAGTAGAGAATTTACAAAGCTTATTAAAGGGTGAAGAAATCAAAAAACCTATTTATGATTTTGTTAATCACACACGTTCTTCTAAAACAGAAGTAGTTAAACCAAGTGATGTTATTGTTTTAGAAGGTTTATTCATTTTAGAAGAAGAAAAATTAAGAAGTCTTTGTGATATGAAACTATTTGTAGATACAGATGCAGATGTTCGCTTTATTAGAAGACTCATACGTGATGTTAAAGAGCGAGGCAGGACACTTGATTCTGTTGTAGAACAATATCAGACAACCGTACGTGTAATGCACAATCTGTTTGTAGAGCCAAGTAAGCGTTATGCGGATGTTATCATACCGGAAGGCGGAAAAAATAGTGTTGCACTGGATTTACTGATAACGAAAATCAGTAGTATTATTAAAGAAAACATGGTATAA
- the ruvX gene encoding Holliday junction resolvase RuvX has protein sequence MKTLGLDLGSRTLGVSVSDVLGMIARPVETIRFADDDYDSAFEQVKKYIKEFQVKTVVLGLPKHMNGDIGERGEISIMFKEKLETLGLEVVLWDERLTTVAAQKILISADVSRKKRKKIIDQMAAVQILQSYLDSKN, from the coding sequence ATGAAAACATTAGGATTAGATTTAGGAAGTCGTACGTTGGGTGTTAGTGTAAGTGATGTTTTAGGGATGATAGCTCGTCCAGTAGAAACGATTCGATTTGCAGATGATGATTATGATTCTGCTTTTGAACAGGTAAAAAAATACATAAAAGAATTTCAAGTAAAGACCGTTGTCTTAGGATTACCAAAACATATGAATGGAGATATAGGGGAACGTGGAGAAATTTCGATTATGTTCAAAGAAAAACTGGAAACATTAGGATTAGAAGTTGTCTTATGGGATGAGAGATTAACCACAGTAGCTGCACAGAAAATATTAATCAGTGCAGATGTATCTAGAAAAAAAAGAAAAAAGATAATAGATCAGATGGCTGCTGTACAAATTTTGCAAAGTTATCTGGATAGTAAAAATTAG
- a CDS encoding MBL fold metallo-hydrolase: protein MLLLCRCYIPIPKDKPNPGYFKILEIKSSYVVASDGKHKVILYGLENPNFDNVYLVKKEFREIDTIHNFYGFSFENWLKRKHIFYETQLDNSKLVKQGNSVRHMIYEMISNRSEEETTFLKAMLFGVNKEDASFLLLSSGMHIGFLLMLERKFLKRFMKEETGQLLILLQLLVLAACFTLSNSVLRLLCFYTANLFLFKENRKDQLGLGMFFIMFLAPYMVFEISFILPCIFRLAYMFNVKKMPKSYVSISVLFPLQLFYYHEVNPIQIFLFRFLRIVYAVFYFLALLTLLPFVPYFSIYQDILNTLSSIEKIGFTIFGTASMWWIVLWFYIFLRIISYKKKKDLIRQGFLLAFFFAMPYLNPFAQVYMLDVGQGDCSVVILPYRSKVIMIDVMGHLTKNIPEDIIVPFLHAKGIRKIDTLVVTHDDLDHSGGKKQLEKLISVDNVVNVKEKAKIYEEDWMKFLLLDYKGEDANENSIVTYMQFYDTSILFMGDLGIKGEKELLKQYPKLQADILNPSILN, encoded by the coding sequence TTGCTTTTATTATGTCGCTGTTATATTCCTATACCAAAAGATAAGCCTAATCCAGGTTACTTTAAGATATTAGAAATCAAATCTAGTTATGTTGTAGCTTCAGATGGAAAGCATAAAGTTATTCTCTATGGGTTGGAGAATCCCAATTTTGATAATGTGTATCTTGTAAAAAAAGAATTTCGTGAAATTGATACGATTCATAATTTTTACGGTTTCTCCTTTGAAAACTGGTTAAAAAGAAAACATATCTTTTATGAAACACAACTTGATAATTCAAAATTGGTAAAGCAGGGGAACTCTGTTCGACATATGATCTACGAAATGATTTCTAATCGAAGTGAAGAAGAAACAACATTTCTTAAAGCTATGTTGTTTGGTGTAAATAAAGAAGATGCTTCTTTTCTTTTGTTATCAAGTGGTATGCATATTGGTTTCTTATTGATGCTGGAAAGAAAATTCTTAAAAAGGTTTATGAAAGAAGAAACAGGACAACTATTAATATTGTTACAGCTGTTAGTTTTAGCTGCATGTTTTACATTAAGCAATTCTGTTCTTCGCTTATTGTGCTTTTATACAGCGAATTTGTTTTTATTCAAAGAAAATAGAAAAGATCAATTAGGGTTAGGTATGTTTTTTATTATGTTTCTTGCACCTTACATGGTGTTTGAAATTTCCTTTATTCTTCCATGTATATTTCGCCTAGCTTATATGTTCAATGTGAAGAAGATGCCAAAATCATATGTAAGCATATCTGTACTGTTTCCTTTGCAACTATTCTATTATCATGAGGTAAATCCAATACAAATATTTTTATTTCGATTTTTAAGAATCGTATATGCTGTATTTTATTTTCTGGCACTTCTTACTTTATTGCCGTTTGTGCCTTATTTTTCTATATATCAAGATATTTTAAATACATTGTCTTCTATAGAAAAAATCGGATTTACAATTTTTGGTACCGCATCTATGTGGTGGATAGTTTTATGGTTTTATATTTTTTTACGCATTATTAGCTATAAAAAGAAAAAAGATTTGATAAGACAGGGATTTCTTTTGGCTTTCTTTTTTGCAATGCCGTATTTAAATCCCTTTGCACAAGTGTATATGCTTGATGTAGGACAAGGAGATTGCAGTGTTGTAATTCTTCCATATCGTTCAAAAGTCATTATGATAGATGTAATGGGACATTTAACAAAAAATATACCAGAAGATATTATCGTGCCTTTCCTTCATGCGAAAGGAATACGAAAGATTGATACTTTAGTTGTAACGCATGATGATTTGGATCATAGTGGAGGTAAAAAACAATTAGAAAAATTAATATCTGTTGATAATGTCGTAAATGTAAAAGAAAAAGCCAAAATATATGAAGAGGATTGGATGAAATTTTTACTTCTTGATTATAAAGGAGAAGATGCAAATGAAAACAGTATTGTTACCTATATGCAGTTTTATGATACATCCATCTTATTTATGGGGGATTTAGGAATCAAAGGAGAAAAAGAATTACTAAAGCAATATCCTAAGTTACAAGCTGATATACTGAACCCTTCGATTTTAAATTGA
- a CDS encoding helix-hairpin-helix domain-containing protein: MKFAGFFCVIALMVLFYARNNAIDMTQFQTDTKKVEIKGEVRSPGVYEVDWNATVADVLKEAGGSLENADISSINLSRNIENEAVIVVDKKQEEKKISINSATVEELDELPGIGPSIAQRIVEYRNHHSFQTLEDLKEVKGIGDKLFQKIKDRIML; encoded by the coding sequence ATGAAGTTTGCAGGTTTTTTTTGTGTTATAGCACTTATGGTTTTGTTTTATGCAAGAAATAATGCTATAGACATGACACAGTTTCAAACAGATACAAAAAAAGTAGAGATAAAGGGAGAAGTAAGATCTCCAGGAGTTTATGAAGTTGATTGGAATGCAACTGTGGCAGATGTTTTAAAAGAGGCAGGAGGAAGTTTAGAAAACGCAGATATATCTTCTATTAATTTAAGCAGAAATATAGAAAATGAAGCAGTTATTGTAGTAGATAAAAAACAAGAAGAAAAGAAAATTTCCATAAACAGTGCCACCGTTGAAGAATTAGATGAATTGCCTGGTATAGGGCCTTCAATTGCTCAAAGAATTGTAGAATATAGAAACCACCATTCTTTTCAAACGTTGGAAGATCTGAAAGAAGTAAAGGGTATCGGAGATAAGTTGTTTCAAAAAATAAAAGATAGGATTATGTTATGA
- the alaS gene encoding alanine--tRNA ligase, with product MKQLTGNEIRQMFLDYFKKNGHMIEPGASLVPHNDPTLLWINAGVAALKKYFDGSVKPDSPRIANAQKSIRTNDIENVGKTARHHTFFEMLGNFSIGDYFKPEAIHFAWEFLTSPEYIGFEKDRLYITVYKDDQEAYDIWTKECGVDPSHLLRTEGNFWQIGEGPCGPDTEIFYDRGEKYDPEGLGERAFFEELENDRYIEVWNVVFSQFDGKEGVDRKDYKELPQKNIDTGMGLERLTCLIQDGETNFDTDLFLPLIHATEAYTNLKYSDPKNKMAYRVIADHIRTVTFALADGALFSNEGRGYVLRRVLRRAVRFGKKLKIEDSFMYKLVPVVYEIMKDFYPYLEEKLDYIAKLVKVEEERFHTTLADGEKLLMDVMEANKESKMIDGKTAFKLYDTYGFPMELTMEIAQESGYTVDKAGFDEEMNKQRERARNAREDAESMSSQSADLMNFTEESTFVGYDERMCKAHVIGLFKDGHKVEELNDEGDVIFDTTVFYAESGGQVGDCGLIEGGVTAKVVNTIKAPHKQHLHHVVIENGSLHIGSQVTLSVDNAKRDVITRNHSCTHLLQSALKNIVGSHIQQAGSYVNHEYLRFDFTHFEKVGEEQLKQIEELVNQYIAGHYAVTKVEMPIEEAKKSGATALFDEKYGDIVRVVTMGDVSKEFCGGCHVNNTQEIGLCKIISEESIGSGVRRITAKTGYEAYREFAEEETMLKNIASDLKLKGISKVEEKVAQVLNEMATLKKELAALQNEMFTLKAKELKEEIKECNGKNILVKRLDGADANALKDIVSSLKAETENIVVFFGSVVNDKVVFVAGADKLAISTGIKCGDLVKEAAAVCDGKGGGRPDLAQSGGKDITRIDEALEMIKNKLS from the coding sequence ATGAAACAATTAACTGGTAATGAAATTCGACAGATGTTCTTAGATTATTTTAAAAAGAACGGACATATGATTGAACCAGGCGCAAGCCTTGTTCCACATAACGATCCTACTTTGTTATGGATCAATGCAGGGGTAGCTGCTTTAAAAAAATATTTTGATGGTTCTGTAAAACCAGATAGTCCACGCATTGCGAATGCGCAAAAATCAATACGTACAAATGATATTGAAAATGTAGGAAAAACGGCACGTCATCATACATTCTTTGAAATGCTTGGAAATTTCTCTATTGGGGATTATTTTAAACCTGAAGCAATTCATTTTGCATGGGAATTTTTAACAAGTCCAGAGTATATTGGATTTGAAAAAGATAGACTGTATATTACGGTTTATAAAGATGATCAGGAAGCTTATGATATTTGGACAAAAGAATGTGGTGTTGATCCATCACACTTGCTGCGTACTGAAGGAAATTTCTGGCAGATTGGTGAAGGACCATGTGGACCAGATACAGAAATTTTTTACGATCGTGGAGAAAAATATGATCCAGAAGGGTTAGGAGAAAGAGCTTTCTTTGAAGAATTAGAAAATGATCGTTATATTGAAGTATGGAATGTTGTATTTTCACAGTTTGATGGAAAAGAAGGAGTCGATCGCAAAGATTATAAAGAACTTCCACAGAAAAATATAGATACTGGAATGGGATTGGAACGCTTGACTTGTCTTATTCAGGATGGAGAAACAAACTTTGATACAGATTTATTTTTGCCTTTGATTCATGCAACAGAAGCTTACACAAATTTGAAATATAGTGATCCAAAAAATAAAATGGCATATCGTGTAATTGCGGATCATATCCGTACAGTTACATTTGCTTTAGCGGATGGTGCTTTATTCTCAAATGAGGGAAGAGGTTATGTACTTCGTCGTGTACTGCGTAGAGCTGTTCGTTTTGGTAAAAAATTAAAAATTGAAGATTCTTTTATGTATAAACTGGTTCCTGTAGTTTATGAAATCATGAAAGATTTCTATCCTTATTTGGAAGAAAAACTGGATTATATCGCAAAACTTGTAAAAGTGGAAGAAGAACGTTTTCATACAACTTTAGCAGACGGTGAAAAACTGTTAATGGATGTGATGGAAGCTAATAAAGAATCAAAAATGATTGATGGAAAAACAGCTTTCAAACTTTATGATACATATGGATTCCCAATGGAGCTGACAATGGAAATTGCACAGGAAAGTGGGTATACTGTTGATAAAGCTGGTTTTGATGAAGAAATGAACAAACAAAGAGAACGTGCAAGAAATGCACGTGAAGATGCAGAATCTATGAGCAGTCAATCAGCTGATTTGATGAACTTTACAGAAGAAAGTACATTTGTTGGATATGATGAAAGAATGTGCAAAGCTCATGTTATTGGCTTGTTTAAAGATGGGCATAAAGTGGAAGAATTAAATGATGAGGGAGACGTAATTTTTGATACGACTGTTTTCTATGCAGAAAGTGGAGGACAGGTTGGAGATTGTGGACTTATCGAAGGAGGAGTAACTGCTAAGGTAGTTAATACAATCAAAGCACCTCATAAACAACATTTACACCATGTTGTAATTGAAAACGGAAGTCTTCATATAGGAAGTCAGGTTACATTGTCCGTAGATAATGCAAAACGTGATGTTATCACAAGAAATCACTCATGTACACATTTGCTGCAGAGTGCATTAAAAAATATCGTAGGTTCCCATATTCAGCAGGCAGGAAGCTATGTAAATCATGAATATTTACGTTTTGATTTTACACATTTTGAAAAAGTTGGTGAAGAGCAGTTAAAACAGATTGAAGAGCTTGTAAATCAGTATATTGCAGGACACTATGCTGTTACAAAAGTAGAAATGCCAATTGAAGAAGCGAAAAAAAGTGGAGCTACTGCATTGTTTGATGAAAAATATGGAGATATCGTTCGTGTAGTAACGATGGGAGATGTATCAAAAGAGTTTTGTGGAGGCTGCCATGTAAACAACACGCAGGAAATAGGTCTTTGTAAAATCATCAGTGAAGAAAGTATAGGTTCAGGAGTTCGTCGTATTACTGCAAAAACAGGATATGAAGCATATAGAGAATTCGCTGAAGAAGAAACTATGTTAAAAAACATTGCTTCAGATTTAAAATTAAAAGGAATTTCAAAAGTCGAAGAAAAAGTAGCTCAGGTGCTGAATGAAATGGCAACATTGAAAAAAGAACTTGCTGCTTTGCAAAATGAAATGTTTACACTGAAAGCTAAAGAATTAAAAGAAGAAATTAAAGAATGCAATGGAAAAAACATATTAGTAAAACGTCTTGATGGTGCAGATGCAAATGCATTGAAGGATATTGTTTCTTCTTTGAAAGCAGAAACAGAAAATATTGTAGTGTTCTTTGGCAGTGTTGTGAATGATAAAGTAGTATTTGTTGCTGGTGCAGATAAATTGGCAATTAGTACTGGTATTAAATGTGGAGACTTGGTAAAAGAAGCTGCTGCAGTCTGTGATGGAAAAGGTGGAGGAAGACCAGACCTTGCTCAATCAGGAGGAAAAGATATTACTCGTATTGATGAAGCATTGGAAATGATTAAAAATAAACTTTCTTAG
- a CDS encoding DUF1292 domain-containing protein, translating to MLDSNSLYVTDENGNEKRMEILFTFDDESRNKRYVVFADPEVESDEVFASAYDDDGHLLPVETEEEWQMIEEVIGAFQDDEEE from the coding sequence ATGCTGGATTCAAATAGTCTTTATGTAACAGATGAAAATGGAAATGAGAAACGAATGGAAATTTTGTTTACGTTTGATGATGAAAGTCGTAATAAGCGATATGTTGTTTTTGCAGATCCGGAAGTAGAGAGTGATGAGGTGTTTGCTTCTGCTTATGATGATGATGGACATCTGCTTCCTGTAGAGACAGAGGAAGAATGGCAGATGATTGAAGAAGTAATCGGGGCTTTCCAGGATGATGAAGAGGAATAA